A window of Sutcliffiella cohnii contains these coding sequences:
- a CDS encoding YkuS family protein produces MPKIGVEQSLTQVQEALQERGYDVVQLKNENDAKGCDCCVVTGIDNNVMGISNAVTAGSVIEASGLSAEEVCQQVESRIQG; encoded by the coding sequence ATGCCAAAAATCGGTGTAGAACAATCTTTAACACAAGTTCAAGAAGCGTTACAAGAAAGAGGATATGATGTTGTTCAATTGAAAAATGAGAATGATGCTAAAGGCTGCGACTGTTGTGTTGTAACAGGTATAGATAACAATGTGATGGGCATTTCTAACGCTGTTACGGCTGGTTCAGTAATTGAAGCAAGCGGCCTCTCGGCAGAAGAAGTATGTCAACAAGTAGAAAGCAGAATCCAAGGGTAA
- a CDS encoding ABC transporter ATP-binding protein — METFKKLKEFYWPYRKQFYISLIFLILVTAITVVYPIILQITIDEVIYNSKYHFVPYLAIGFIFIMALKGLFTFFNQYLADLFGITSVYRLRNELYKKLQYLPFRYYDNAKTGDLMSRLTADVEGFRFFLSFGFAELIRFVLIVGLSLSVMFYYSIPLTLVTLAAMPFLAFVTYRFDKEVHPAFRGIRKSFGKLNTNVQENISGINTVKSLSREGYQINKFNNSNGDYREKYLTTSNVWAKYFPLMEFIGNACVVGLLGFGGYLVITEQLNPGALVAFFSLVWYIVWPIANLGFVINQFSQAKASGERLLEILEADEDITDLPDAIEIKDMQGHVTFKDVTFKYPNEDKYALESISFDAPPGKLIGLIGETGSGKTSITQLITRFYEPQTGVITVDGREVRDYTLHSLRNQIGFVPQESFLFSSTIKSNIAYGRPDATMDEIVKAAKMAQAHEFIMELPDGYDTLLGERGMGLSGGQKQRIAIARSLILNPSILVLDDATSAVDMQTEAKIQQELKSALHGRTTFIIAHRISSLKHADEILVLEEGRVVERGTHEQLIEKSGPYKRIYDIQYKDQKVILEAQIG; from the coding sequence ATGGAAACATTTAAAAAGCTAAAAGAATTTTATTGGCCTTATAGAAAACAATTCTATATATCATTAATATTTTTAATTTTAGTAACAGCAATTACAGTTGTTTATCCAATTATTTTACAAATTACCATTGACGAAGTTATTTATAACTCTAAATATCACTTCGTACCTTATTTAGCTATCGGTTTTATTTTTATTATGGCTTTAAAAGGGTTATTCACATTTTTCAACCAATATTTAGCGGATCTTTTTGGAATTACATCTGTTTATCGATTAAGAAATGAATTGTATAAGAAACTACAATATTTGCCTTTCAGATATTACGATAATGCAAAAACTGGAGACTTAATGTCACGTTTAACAGCAGATGTGGAAGGGTTTCGCTTTTTCTTATCTTTCGGGTTTGCAGAATTAATCCGATTTGTATTAATCGTTGGATTAAGTTTATCTGTTATGTTTTATTATTCTATACCATTAACACTAGTAACATTAGCAGCAATGCCATTTTTAGCATTTGTCACCTATCGATTTGATAAAGAAGTGCATCCAGCCTTTCGAGGAATACGGAAATCTTTCGGTAAGCTGAATACAAATGTACAAGAAAATATTAGTGGGATTAATACCGTAAAATCACTATCAAGAGAAGGGTATCAAATAAATAAGTTCAACAATTCAAATGGTGATTATCGGGAAAAATATTTAACAACTTCAAATGTATGGGCTAAATACTTCCCGCTAATGGAATTTATCGGGAATGCATGTGTAGTAGGTTTACTTGGCTTTGGAGGTTATTTAGTAATTACAGAACAACTAAATCCAGGTGCTCTCGTTGCGTTTTTCAGCTTAGTTTGGTATATCGTGTGGCCAATTGCGAACTTAGGGTTTGTTATTAACCAGTTTTCACAGGCAAAAGCGTCTGGAGAACGTTTGTTAGAAATATTAGAGGCTGATGAAGATATAACAGATTTACCTGATGCAATAGAAATTAAGGATATGCAAGGGCATGTTACATTTAAAGATGTTACTTTCAAATATCCAAATGAAGATAAATATGCCTTAGAAAGTATTAGTTTTGATGCACCACCAGGAAAATTAATCGGCTTAATCGGTGAAACTGGCTCTGGAAAAACAAGTATTACACAATTAATTACCCGTTTTTATGAGCCGCAAACAGGAGTTATTACTGTTGATGGTAGAGAAGTGAGAGATTATACATTGCATTCTCTTCGCAATCAAATAGGCTTTGTACCACAGGAATCATTCTTGTTCTCTTCAACGATAAAGTCCAATATCGCTTACGGTCGACCAGATGCTACTATGGATGAGATTGTAAAAGCGGCAAAAATGGCTCAAGCACATGAATTTATTATGGAGTTACCTGACGGGTACGATACACTTCTTGGCGAAAGAGGAATGGGTTTATCTGGTGGTCAGAAGCAAAGGATTGCAATTGCTAGATCCCTAATATTAAACCCTAGTATTCTAGTTCTTGATGATGCAACAAGTGCTGTAGATATGCAAACAGAAGCAAAAATTCAACAGGAATTAAAATCAGCTCTACATGGAAGAACGACCTTCATTATTGCTCATCGTATTTCTTCGCTTAAACATGCTGATGAAATTTTAGTATTAGAAGAAGGAAGAGTTGTAGAGAGAGGGACACATGAACAATTAATTGAAAAAAGTGGTCCGTACAAACGAATATATGATATTCAATATAAAGATCAAAAAGTAATATTAGAAGCTCAAATAGGGTAA
- a CDS encoding ABC transporter ATP-binding protein, whose protein sequence is MNDNVKKRFFYSTDQAIEKPFNWKQMLRLFSYMTPYAKNLLPLAIITMLISTAVRLIVPIVIGVYLMDHAIANKDVDLIIILVAIIAGLYALSYVANVLRIRWMNMLGQNVIYDIRKHLFTHVQGLSHRFFDQRSAGSILVRIMNDINSLQELFTNGVINLLMDFVLLIGIVVILFALSPELAAAILIILPIMFFISTSLRRKIRRAWQDVRIKQAKLNSHLNESIQGIRVTQSFTQEKENMSFFDGINTENFLSWKNATKQNAIFRPFVEMTNAVGTVILIWLGAYLIQSPTSGLTVGVFVSFAFYLGMFWEPISRLGQVYNQLLVGMASSERIFEFLDEKPIVDEKEDAVHLENIRGEIEFDNVEFSYDEKRKALNGISLKMEAGQTVALVGHTGSGKTTIANLISRFYDATDGVVKIDGYNIRDVSVTSLRSQISVVLQDTFIFSGTIMDNILFGRPNASREEAISAAEAVGADTFISKLKNGYDTEVEERGNVLSVGERQLISFARALLADPRIIILDEATASIDTETEVQIQAALRELLKGRTAIIIAHRLSTIRESDNIIVLDHGNIMEQGNHEQLMQHKGIYFNLVKAQFKMLDK, encoded by the coding sequence ATGAATGATAACGTAAAAAAGCGGTTCTTTTATTCAACAGATCAAGCAATTGAAAAGCCATTTAACTGGAAGCAAATGTTAAGATTATTTTCTTATATGACACCATATGCAAAAAACTTATTGCCGCTAGCGATTATTACGATGTTAATTTCTACAGCTGTAAGATTGATTGTTCCAATTGTTATCGGGGTTTATTTAATGGACCATGCCATTGCTAATAAGGATGTTGACCTTATCATCATTTTAGTAGCGATTATTGCAGGGTTATATGCATTATCCTACGTAGCGAACGTATTAAGAATAAGGTGGATGAATATGTTAGGCCAAAATGTTATATACGACATACGTAAACACTTATTTACGCATGTTCAAGGCTTATCTCATCGCTTTTTTGACCAAAGATCAGCTGGTTCTATTTTAGTTAGAATTATGAATGATATTAACTCATTACAAGAATTGTTTACGAACGGTGTTATTAATCTATTAATGGATTTTGTATTATTAATAGGGATAGTGGTCATATTGTTTGCCTTAAGTCCAGAGTTAGCGGCAGCGATCTTAATCATTTTACCGATCATGTTCTTCATTTCAACAAGTTTAAGAAGAAAAATTAGAAGAGCATGGCAAGATGTTCGTATTAAACAAGCAAAATTAAATTCACATCTTAATGAAAGTATTCAAGGGATACGTGTTACTCAATCGTTTACGCAAGAAAAAGAAAATATGTCTTTCTTTGATGGAATAAACACGGAGAATTTTTTATCATGGAAAAATGCGACAAAGCAAAATGCCATTTTTCGTCCTTTTGTAGAAATGACAAATGCTGTAGGAACTGTCATATTAATATGGCTAGGAGCGTATTTAATCCAATCACCTACGAGTGGATTAACGGTCGGTGTATTCGTATCGTTTGCGTTTTATTTAGGAATGTTTTGGGAACCAATTTCCCGCCTAGGTCAAGTGTATAATCAATTATTAGTTGGTATGGCTTCTTCCGAACGTATATTTGAATTCCTTGATGAAAAGCCAATAGTAGATGAGAAAGAAGACGCTGTTCACTTAGAAAACATTCGTGGAGAGATCGAATTTGATAATGTTGAATTTTCTTATGACGAAAAAAGAAAAGCATTAAACGGTATTTCTCTAAAAATGGAAGCGGGGCAAACAGTAGCTTTAGTTGGTCATACTGGCTCAGGGAAAACAACGATTGCGAATTTAATAAGTCGTTTCTATGATGCAACAGATGGTGTCGTTAAAATTGACGGTTATAATATTCGAGACGTATCTGTTACTAGCTTACGATCACAAATAAGTGTCGTACTACAAGACACGTTCATCTTCTCTGGAACAATAATGGATAATATTCTTTTCGGAAGACCAAATGCATCTAGGGAAGAGGCGATTTCAGCAGCAGAGGCTGTTGGCGCGGATACGTTTATTTCTAAATTAAAGAACGGGTACGATACAGAAGTAGAAGAGAGAGGGAATGTTCTTTCAGTTGGAGAACGCCAATTAATTTCCTTTGCGCGTGCCTTACTTGCAGACCCGCGAATCATTATATTAGACGAGGCAACGGCAAGTATTGATACGGAGACAGAAGTACAAATTCAAGCAGCACTACGTGAATTATTAAAAGGTAGAACTGCCATTATAATAGCCCATCGACTATCAACGATTCGGGAGTCAGACAATATTATTGTATTAGATCATGGAAATATTATGGAACAAGGAAATCATGAACAATTAATGCAACATAAAGGTATATATTTTAACTTAGTAAAAGCACAATTCAAAATGTTAGATAAATAA
- a CDS encoding mechanosensitive ion channel family protein yields MFDLTNYNLWAILAVVGTVILKLVIILIAYGIVKSLGTKLIKSLFERAEERQNLTRGRSKTLEKLVINIFTYTLMFFLFILVLENVFKVEATPILAGAGIVGLAIGFGAQGLVSDVVTGFFLLLEKQVDVDDYVTTAGFSGIVEDVGLRTTKIRDFDGTLHYIPNREISSLSNHSRGNMRALVDISISYDDNIDKAMMVLQKVCDRFAQEEEAIKEGPNVVGVQSLGDSDVVIRIVAKTENMEQWAVERKLRKAMKEALDANGIEIPFPHQVYIEKKA; encoded by the coding sequence ATGTTTGATTTAACGAATTACAATTTATGGGCTATTTTAGCTGTGGTAGGTACCGTTATTTTAAAACTTGTCATAATATTAATTGCGTACGGGATCGTAAAGTCGCTCGGTACAAAATTAATAAAATCTTTATTTGAACGAGCAGAAGAACGACAAAACTTGACACGTGGTCGGTCCAAAACGTTAGAAAAATTAGTAATAAATATTTTTACATACACGTTAATGTTCTTTCTGTTTATTTTAGTATTAGAAAATGTATTTAAAGTAGAAGCAACTCCCATTTTAGCGGGTGCAGGTATTGTTGGACTTGCTATCGGTTTTGGTGCACAAGGATTAGTAAGTGACGTTGTAACTGGATTTTTCCTTCTTCTTGAAAAGCAAGTAGATGTCGATGACTATGTTACTACTGCAGGATTTTCGGGAATTGTAGAAGACGTAGGTTTAAGAACGACGAAGATTCGTGATTTTGATGGTACCCTACATTACATTCCAAACCGCGAAATATCAAGTTTAAGTAACCATTCTCGTGGAAATATGCGAGCACTAGTGGATATAAGCATTTCATATGACGATAATATCGATAAAGCGATGATGGTATTACAAAAAGTTTGTGATCGTTTTGCTCAAGAGGAAGAGGCAATTAAGGAAGGTCCGAATGTCGTTGGTGTTCAAAGTCTAGGGGATTCTGACGTTGTGATTCGAATAGTAGCAAAAACGGAAAATATGGAGCAATGGGCGGTTGAACGAAAACTTAGGAAAGCTATGAAAGAAGCATTAGATGCTAATGGGATTGAAATTCCTTTCCCGCATCAAGTTTATATTGAAAAGAAAGCATAA
- a CDS encoding N-acetyldiaminopimelate deacetylase, whose product MNHLLQIRRELHQIPEKGFEEVKTQRYLLNYISKLPQEHLQIETWRTGVFVRVKGKVGDNTIGYRTDIDGLPIEEETELEFSSTHEGMMHACGHDLHMTIALGLLTHYSSNPVNDHLLFMFQPAEEGPGGAELMIQTEVFKRWKPDMIIALHIAPEYPVGTIATKPGLLFANTSELFIDLKGKGGHAAFPHQTNDMVVASCSLVTQLQSIVSRNVNPLDSAVITIGKITGGTVQNIIAERARLEGTIRTLSVESMSKVKARIEAMVKGIEIGYDCQATIDYGCMYHQVDNEEQVTSEFMKFVSTETDVNVIHCSEAMTGEDFGYMIKDIPGFMFWLGVNSPYGLHHAKLTPDENALDVAVSLLTKYINFKGTA is encoded by the coding sequence ATGAATCACTTATTACAAATTAGGAGAGAGTTACATCAAATTCCCGAAAAAGGTTTCGAAGAAGTAAAAACGCAACGTTACCTATTAAATTATATTTCCAAATTACCACAAGAACATTTACAAATAGAGACGTGGAGAACGGGTGTTTTTGTTAGAGTCAAAGGAAAAGTTGGAGATAACACAATAGGGTACCGGACAGATATTGATGGATTACCTATTGAAGAAGAAACAGAATTAGAGTTTAGCTCTACACACGAAGGAATGATGCATGCATGTGGGCATGATCTTCATATGACCATTGCCTTAGGTTTGTTAACGCATTATTCATCCAATCCAGTTAATGATCATTTATTATTTATGTTCCAACCTGCAGAAGAAGGTCCTGGTGGTGCGGAATTAATGATTCAAACGGAAGTGTTTAAACGATGGAAGCCTGATATGATTATTGCTCTTCATATCGCCCCAGAGTACCCAGTTGGTACAATTGCAACAAAACCTGGACTTCTTTTTGCGAATACGTCTGAATTATTTATCGATTTAAAAGGAAAAGGTGGACATGCAGCTTTCCCACATCAGACAAACGATATGGTAGTAGCTAGTTGTTCGCTAGTAACACAATTACAATCTATTGTTTCTAGAAACGTTAACCCGCTTGATAGTGCAGTGATTACGATTGGAAAAATTACAGGTGGCACCGTTCAAAATATTATTGCAGAAAGAGCAAGATTAGAAGGAACAATTCGAACACTTTCTGTCGAATCCATGTCTAAAGTGAAGGCGCGGATTGAAGCAATGGTAAAAGGGATTGAAATTGGATATGACTGCCAAGCAACAATTGATTACGGTTGTATGTACCATCAAGTAGACAATGAAGAACAAGTAACGAGTGAATTTATGAAGTTTGTTTCAACTGAAACGGATGTAAATGTAATTCATTGTTCTGAAGCGATGACAGGGGAAGACTTCGGCTATATGATTAAAGATATTCCTGGTTTTATGTTTTGGTTAGGTGTAAATTCCCCTTATGGCCTACATCATGCAAAACTTACTCCTGATGAAAATGCACTTGATGTTGCAGTATCATTATTAACAAAATATATTAATTTTAAAGGAACCGCGTAA
- the dapD gene encoding 2,3,4,5-tetrahydropyridine-2,6-dicarboxylate N-acetyltransferase yields MKMMDANEIISFIQNSTKSTPVKVYVKGDIEGINFGASAKAFITGDTGVVFGEWAEIEAALKENEAKVEDFVVENDRRNSAIPLLDMKGIKARIEPGAIIRDQVEIGDNAVIMMGASINIGAVIGEGTMIDMNAVLGGRATVGKNCHIGAGTVLAGVIEPPSAKPVIVEDDVVIGANAVVLEGVTVGKGAVVAAGAIVIDDVAPYTVVAGTPARKIKDIDEKTKSKTEIKQELRQL; encoded by the coding sequence ATGAAAATGATGGATGCAAACGAAATTATTTCTTTTATTCAAAATAGTACAAAATCAACTCCAGTGAAAGTATACGTCAAAGGTGATATAGAAGGTATTAACTTTGGTGCTTCTGCTAAGGCGTTTATTACTGGGGACACTGGTGTTGTTTTCGGTGAGTGGGCTGAAATTGAAGCAGCATTAAAAGAAAATGAAGCAAAGGTTGAAGACTTTGTTGTTGAAAATGACCGTCGCAACTCAGCGATTCCGTTATTAGATATGAAAGGCATTAAAGCTCGTATTGAGCCAGGTGCAATTATTCGTGACCAAGTAGAAATTGGTGACAATGCTGTTATTATGATGGGAGCTTCCATCAATATCGGAGCAGTAATTGGAGAAGGAACGATGATTGATATGAATGCCGTTCTTGGTGGCCGTGCTACAGTAGGTAAAAATTGCCACATCGGTGCAGGTACAGTCTTAGCGGGAGTAATTGAACCACCTTCTGCAAAACCGGTTATCGTTGAAGATGATGTAGTAATTGGTGCAAATGCTGTTGTATTAGAAGGAGTAACAGTAGGTAAAGGTGCGGTTGTTGCTGCCGGCGCTATCGTTATCGACGACGTAGCTCCATATACAGTAGTTGCTGGAACTCCAGCAAGAAAAATTAAAGACATCGATGAAAAAACAAAGTCAAAAACAGAAATCAAACAAGAACTTCGTCAACTATAA